The Leptospira venezuelensis genome contains a region encoding:
- a CDS encoding LA_1448 family UV-C exposure upregulated protein, giving the protein MNYLSFFRVFAAFLLLLLLFDCASRKKEIGDKDLKLVLEYLTEARLAERLNYTSEQIIRKDSEILEAACERYQLDKDSVMEQIRIKYPKTYFALVGKDEE; this is encoded by the coding sequence GTGAACTATCTTTCCTTTTTCCGCGTATTCGCGGCATTCCTTTTATTACTTCTATTATTCGATTGCGCCTCCCGAAAAAAAGAGATCGGAGATAAGGATTTAAAACTAGTCCTAGAATATCTTACCGAAGCTCGTCTTGCGGAAAGATTGAATTATACTTCCGAACAAATCATTCGAAAGGATTCCGAAATTTTGGAAGCTGCCTGCGAAAGATATCAACTAGATAAGGATTCCGTAATGGAACAAATTCGAATCAAATATCCGAAGACATACTTCGCATTGGTCGGCAAAGATGAAGAGTAA